The following proteins come from a genomic window of Myroides odoratus DSM 2801:
- a CDS encoding glycosyltransferase family 4 protein — MKKEKKKVLIICYYWPPAGGPGVQRWLKFVKYLPDFNIEPIVYVPDGANYPLIDTQLEQEVDPSITILRHKIKEPYGLAKKLAGQRAQTMSSGMIPQVRNQSKWDKLLLWIRGNMFIPDARIGWVKPSVAYLKDYLKQHPDIDTIITTGPPHSVHLIGLALKKKLNIKWFADFRDPWTTIGYHKELKLSDQAKEKHIALERDVLNTADQLIVTSKTTRKEFETKTDKPIAIITNGYDVVHLGKIPLDEKFTLAHIGSFLSNRNPRVLWKAISELRRENQAFKEAFELKLIGKISEDILHTLEEFKLLECTDNRGYVENQEALRQMRASQVLLLVEIDSDDTRAIIPGKLFEYMAAERPILAIGPEESDFFEIIQQTNVGRNALYSEKDKIREILMQYFEQYQNKQLQVHAMGLQYFGRKRLTERLVSVLGGDGK, encoded by the coding sequence ATGAAAAAAGAAAAGAAGAAAGTATTAATTATCTGTTATTATTGGCCTCCAGCAGGTGGCCCAGGGGTACAACGTTGGCTGAAATTTGTCAAGTATCTCCCAGATTTTAATATAGAACCCATTGTGTATGTACCAGATGGAGCTAATTATCCGTTGATTGATACGCAGCTAGAACAAGAAGTTGATCCTTCGATTACGATTCTTCGACATAAAATCAAAGAGCCTTATGGATTAGCAAAGAAATTGGCGGGACAACGAGCACAAACAATGAGCTCAGGTATGATTCCCCAAGTTCGCAATCAATCAAAATGGGATAAATTGCTGTTGTGGATTAGAGGGAATATGTTTATTCCAGATGCGCGTATTGGTTGGGTTAAGCCTTCAGTGGCATATCTAAAAGACTACTTAAAACAGCATCCTGATATTGATACCATCATTACGACAGGACCTCCTCATAGTGTACACTTGATTGGATTGGCTTTGAAGAAGAAACTGAATATTAAATGGTTTGCTGATTTTAGAGATCCTTGGACAACAATAGGTTATCATAAGGAACTTAAACTATCAGATCAAGCAAAGGAAAAACATATTGCCCTAGAACGCGACGTGTTGAATACAGCGGATCAGTTGATTGTAACGAGTAAAACGACGCGTAAAGAATTTGAAACCAAAACAGATAAACCGATTGCCATTATCACCAATGGCTATGATGTGGTGCATTTAGGAAAAATTCCACTAGATGAAAAATTTACGTTGGCCCATATTGGATCTTTTCTTTCGAATCGAAACCCAAGGGTGTTGTGGAAAGCCATCAGTGAGTTGAGAAGAGAAAACCAAGCCTTCAAAGAAGCCTTTGAACTGAAGTTAATAGGAAAAATAAGCGAGGATATTCTGCACACGTTAGAAGAGTTCAAGCTACTAGAATGTACGGATAATAGGGGATATGTTGAGAACCAAGAAGCGCTGAGACAAATGCGTGCTTCTCAGGTTTTGTTACTCGTTGAGATTGATTCTGATGATACGAGAGCGATTATTCCTGGTAAGCTATTTGAATATATGGCAGCAGAACGTCCGATTCTTGCAATTGGTCCAGAAGAATCGGATTTCTTTGAAATCATTCAACAAACCAATGTAGGACGAAATGCCTTGTACAGTGAGAAAGATAAAATACGTGAAATCTTAATGCAGTATTTTGAACAATATCAGAATAAGCAATTACAAGTACACGCTATGGGCTTACAGTATTTTGGTCGAAAACGCTTGACAGAACGCTTGGTAAGTGTTTTAGGAGGAGATGGGAAATAA
- the uvrA gene encoding excinuclease ABC subunit UvrA yields the protein MSKIDFSKLDPKHNIIIKGAHLHNLKHIDVVIPRNQMVVITGLSGSGKSSLAFDTLYAEGQRRYVESLSSYARQFLGRIDKPKVEYIKGIAPAIAIEQKVNTTNARSTVGTSTEIYDYIKLLFARIGRTYSPISGQEVKKDTVTDVIQLIQSLPLESKWLLLAPLLFEEGRSLAEHLAVLLKQGYARLLVKGETVRLDEFLQLEEDLINQFAITDVLLIVDRIVVKDTDEFFNRLGDAIETAFFEGKGTCYVRALEGTTQHEFSNRFELDGLTFLEPNIHLFSFNNPYGACPTCDGYGNVIGIDEELVFPNTGLSVYENAVFPWRGESMGWYRDQLVQHAYKFDFPIHRPIFQLTAEEMALLWEGNEYFTGLNAFFQELEEKNYKIQNRVLLSRYRGKTKCPTCKGKRLRIEANYVKIGGKTVSDLVDMPIEKLLGFFKDLQLNEYEQQVAKRLLIEINNRLGFLLNVGLAYLTLNRNSSTLSGGESQRINLATSLGSSLVGSMYILDEPSIGLHPKDGEKLIHVLKQLQALGNTVIIVEHDEEIMQAADQIIDIGPEAGTFGGELVAQGTLAEILKSDSLTAQYLNGTMAIEVPKKRRSYKHYIDIIGAREHNLKNIDVRFPLDCLTVITGVSGSGKSTLVKRILFPALQKKLTGLSDKPGQFTALEGKFEHIKQIEYVDQNPIGRSSRSNPVTYIKAYDEIRDLYAKQNTSKLRGYQPKHFSFNVDGGRCEVCKGEGNVTVEMQFMADVHLECEACHGKRFKKEVLEVNFEGKNIDDILCMTIDDALAFFKQYNQTKIAMRLQPLQDVGLGYVQLGQSSSTLSGGEAQRIKLASFLLAGSTREKVLFVFDEPTTGLHFHDIKKLLTAFNALIDKGHSILVIEHNLDLIKCADYIVDIGPEGGENGGQLIAFGTPEEVAQCAASSTGQYLKNKLK from the coding sequence ATGTCTAAAATAGATTTTTCTAAACTAGATCCTAAACACAATATTATAATTAAAGGTGCACATCTGCATAATTTAAAGCATATAGATGTTGTCATCCCGAGAAATCAAATGGTGGTTATCACAGGGCTTTCTGGCTCTGGGAAATCATCTTTGGCCTTTGATACGCTTTATGCCGAAGGGCAACGCCGCTATGTGGAGAGTTTATCTTCTTATGCGCGTCAGTTCTTAGGCCGTATTGATAAGCCAAAGGTGGAATACATCAAAGGGATTGCTCCTGCTATTGCTATTGAACAGAAAGTCAATACGACCAATGCGCGATCAACAGTGGGAACATCCACCGAAATCTACGATTATATTAAATTGTTATTTGCGCGAATTGGACGTACCTATTCCCCTATTTCTGGCCAAGAGGTAAAAAAAGACACCGTAACGGATGTCATTCAATTGATTCAATCGTTACCCCTAGAGAGTAAATGGCTCTTATTGGCACCTTTACTTTTTGAAGAAGGTCGCTCTTTAGCAGAACATTTAGCTGTTTTATTGAAACAGGGATATGCGCGTTTATTAGTAAAAGGAGAAACAGTTCGATTAGACGAATTTTTACAACTCGAAGAAGACTTGATCAATCAATTTGCCATTACGGATGTATTGCTTATTGTGGATCGTATTGTAGTTAAAGATACCGATGAGTTTTTCAATCGCTTGGGAGATGCTATTGAAACTGCCTTTTTTGAAGGCAAAGGAACGTGTTATGTTCGCGCTTTGGAAGGTACTACCCAACATGAATTTAGCAATCGCTTTGAACTTGATGGACTGACCTTTTTAGAGCCTAATATTCATTTATTCAGCTTTAATAATCCATACGGCGCTTGCCCAACGTGTGATGGCTATGGAAATGTGATTGGTATTGATGAAGAATTGGTTTTCCCTAATACCGGCTTATCGGTTTATGAAAATGCCGTATTCCCTTGGCGTGGAGAATCCATGGGATGGTATCGCGATCAATTGGTGCAACATGCGTATAAATTCGACTTCCCCATCCATCGTCCTATCTTTCAGCTTACTGCAGAAGAAATGGCGTTACTATGGGAAGGAAATGAATACTTTACCGGTTTAAATGCCTTTTTTCAAGAACTTGAAGAGAAAAATTATAAGATTCAAAACCGCGTCTTGCTATCGAGATATAGAGGAAAAACGAAATGTCCGACTTGTAAGGGAAAACGCTTGAGAATTGAGGCTAATTATGTCAAAATTGGTGGAAAAACTGTTTCTGACTTAGTGGATATGCCGATTGAAAAATTGTTGGGATTCTTTAAGGACTTACAACTAAATGAATATGAACAACAAGTAGCCAAACGCTTGTTGATTGAAATCAATAACCGTTTAGGTTTTCTATTGAATGTTGGGTTGGCTTACTTGACGTTGAATCGAAATTCATCTACCTTATCCGGAGGGGAATCTCAACGTATTAATTTAGCTACCTCTTTAGGAAGTAGTTTAGTCGGTTCTATGTATATTCTGGATGAACCTAGTATTGGATTACACCCGAAGGACGGAGAGAAATTGATTCATGTCTTGAAACAACTTCAAGCATTAGGAAATACAGTTATCATTGTAGAGCACGATGAAGAGATTATGCAAGCAGCAGATCAAATTATCGATATCGGACCTGAAGCAGGTACTTTTGGTGGAGAATTAGTGGCGCAAGGAACATTAGCTGAGATTTTGAAATCGGATTCCTTAACGGCTCAATACCTCAATGGGACAATGGCGATTGAAGTGCCTAAAAAACGAAGAAGCTACAAGCATTATATTGATATTATTGGAGCAAGAGAACACAACTTAAAAAATATTGACGTTCGTTTCCCTTTGGATTGCTTAACCGTTATTACGGGAGTATCTGGAAGTGGAAAAAGTACGTTAGTTAAGCGTATTCTATTCCCTGCTTTACAGAAAAAACTAACAGGTTTAAGTGATAAACCAGGACAATTCACTGCTTTAGAAGGTAAATTTGAGCACATCAAACAAATTGAATACGTAGATCAAAATCCAATCGGTAGAAGTTCGCGTTCTAATCCAGTAACTTATATTAAAGCGTATGATGAGATTCGAGATTTATACGCCAAACAAAATACTTCTAAATTAAGAGGATACCAACCGAAACACTTCTCTTTTAACGTCGATGGTGGTCGATGTGAAGTATGTAAAGGAGAAGGAAATGTAACGGTAGAAATGCAATTTATGGCCGACGTTCATTTGGAATGTGAAGCTTGTCATGGAAAACGCTTTAAGAAAGAAGTACTTGAGGTAAACTTTGAAGGAAAGAACATCGACGATATCTTATGTATGACGATTGATGATGCTTTAGCCTTTTTCAAACAATACAACCAAACCAAAATTGCTATGCGTTTGCAGCCGTTACAAGATGTAGGATTGGGATATGTCCAATTGGGACAATCGTCTTCTACACTTTCGGGTGGTGAGGCGCAACGTATTAAATTAGCTTCCTTCTTACTGGCAGGATCAACAAGAGAAAAGGTACTTTTTGTCTTTGATGAGCCGACAACTGGATTGCATTTTCACGACATTAAAAAATTATTGACTGCCTTTAATGCTTTGATTGATAAAGGACACTCGATTCTCGTTATTGAACACAATTTGGATCTAATCAAATGTGCTGATTACATCGTGGATATCGGCCCTGAAGGAGGAGAAAATGGCGGTCAGTTGATTGCTTTTGGAACACCAGAAGAAGTGGCTCAATGTGCTGCATCTAGTACAGGACAATACTTGAAAAATAAATTGAAATAG
- a CDS encoding sigma-70 family RNA polymerase sigma factor — protein MELIQLPDATLVHHYVGGNEQALEILIKRHQAKIFGFIFTKLDDVELTNDIFQDTFIKVINTLKTGKYNEEGKFISWVMRIAHNLIMDHYRKEKRVIIHNDSAQTPFFTFLKDDSETIEETLISHQITEDLQQLILELPEDQQEVIRMRLYQDLSFKEIAEVTDVSINTALGRMRYAIINLRRLMEKKQISLSL, from the coding sequence ATGGAATTAATTCAATTACCAGATGCAACTTTAGTGCATCACTATGTAGGAGGCAATGAGCAGGCGCTTGAAATTTTGATCAAAAGACATCAAGCTAAAATTTTTGGATTTATTTTCACTAAGTTAGATGATGTTGAACTAACCAATGATATTTTTCAAGATACCTTTATCAAGGTAATTAATACCCTCAAAACAGGAAAGTACAACGAAGAAGGAAAGTTTATTTCTTGGGTAATGCGTATTGCACACAACTTGATTATGGACCACTATCGCAAAGAAAAACGAGTGATTATCCACAATGATAGTGCACAAACCCCATTTTTTACTTTTTTAAAAGATGATAGTGAAACTATAGAAGAAACATTAATCAGCCATCAAATCACGGAAGACTTACAACAGTTGATTTTGGAATTACCTGAAGATCAGCAAGAAGTAATTCGCATGCGCTTGTATCAAGATTTGAGTTTCAAAGAAATTGCTGAAGTAACAGATGTTAGTATTAATACAGCTTTAGGAAGAATGCGTTATGCCATCATCAATTTGAGAAGATTAATGGAAAAAAAACAAATTTCACTAAGCCTATAA
- a CDS encoding endonuclease III domain-containing protein: MTKTEKVNFVLETLDALYPEIPVPLDHKDAYTLLIAVLLSAQCTDERVNKITPILFAKADNPYDMVKMTVEEIQDIIRPCGLSPMKSKGIYGLSKILIEEHQGEVPADMEALERLPAVGHKTASVVMAQAFDIPAFPVDTHIHRLLYRWGFSNGKSVQQTEKDAKRLFPREHWNKLHLQLVWYGRQYSPARAWKLELDIITSVIGRKTVLNEYYKKQEKKASK; this comes from the coding sequence ATGACTAAAACTGAAAAAGTAAACTTTGTTCTTGAAACATTAGATGCTTTGTATCCTGAAATACCAGTTCCTTTAGATCACAAGGATGCTTATACGTTACTCATTGCAGTGTTACTATCGGCTCAATGTACCGATGAACGCGTAAATAAAATCACGCCTATCCTCTTTGCTAAAGCAGATAATCCTTATGACATGGTTAAGATGACGGTTGAAGAAATTCAAGACATCATTCGTCCCTGTGGGTTATCTCCTATGAAGAGTAAAGGGATCTATGGATTATCGAAGATTTTAATTGAAGAGCATCAAGGGGAAGTACCAGCTGACATGGAAGCCTTAGAGCGCTTACCGGCTGTTGGCCACAAAACAGCTTCTGTGGTTATGGCTCAGGCTTTTGATATTCCTGCTTTTCCCGTTGACACGCACATCCATCGTTTGCTTTATCGTTGGGGATTTTCAAATGGAAAAAGTGTACAACAAACGGAAAAAGACGCCAAGCGTTTATTTCCTAGAGAGCATTGGAATAAACTCCACCTTCAATTGGTATGGTATGGACGTCAGTATTCTCCAGCGAGAGCGTGGAAATTAGAACTGGACATTATTACAAGTGTAATTGGTCGTAAAACGGTACTCAACGAATACTATAAAAAACAAGAAAAAAAAGCATCGAAATAA
- the lpdA gene encoding dihydrolipoyl dehydrogenase, translated as MEKFDLIVIGSGPGGYVAAIRASQLGYKTAIVEKYEGLGGTCTHVGCIPTKALLDSTHHYADAQHKFQSYGIEIQDIQLNFNQMFQRKDEVILKNTQGLDFLMQKNKITRLHGTASFQNNTTITVTSSKGERLQVEADRFIIATGSKPATLPGITLDKKRIISSTEALSLTQKPNSIIIVGGGVIGVEMASIYHRMGTQVTILEYASNLISTMDTELGKTLHKILKKEGIAIQLEQSVYQVDNLGEQARVKFKNKQGEDFELQADYVLMAVGRRPYTEGLGLEQTAVTLNARGFIETNEQLQTNAPNIYAIGDVIGGAMLAHKAEEEAVYVVETINGQKPHIHYNRIPNVVYTWPEVASVGATEQELKQQNTVYNVGKFPFSANARARASMDTDGFAKVLVDPKYGEVLGVHIIGARAADLIAQAVVALEYEVTAQDMFSISYAHPTFAEVLKDAYRMAYGHPAINI; from the coding sequence ATGGAAAAATTTGATCTTATCGTTATTGGCTCAGGACCTGGTGGCTATGTAGCAGCTATACGAGCCTCCCAATTGGGTTATAAAACAGCTATTGTAGAAAAATATGAAGGATTGGGTGGAACTTGTACGCATGTAGGTTGTATTCCAACCAAGGCCTTGTTAGATAGTACCCATCACTATGCAGATGCACAACATAAATTCCAATCATACGGCATTGAAATTCAAGACATTCAATTGAATTTCAATCAGATGTTTCAACGCAAAGATGAAGTGATTCTGAAAAACACCCAAGGCTTAGACTTTTTGATGCAAAAAAACAAGATTACGCGATTACACGGTACAGCGAGTTTTCAGAACAACACCACTATCACTGTAACTTCCTCAAAAGGAGAGCGTTTACAGGTGGAAGCTGATCGATTCATTATTGCAACAGGTTCTAAACCCGCTACCCTGCCTGGGATTACATTGGATAAGAAACGTATCATTAGCTCAACAGAAGCGTTATCCTTAACACAAAAACCGAATAGCATCATCATTGTAGGTGGTGGTGTAATTGGCGTAGAAATGGCTTCTATTTATCACCGTATGGGAACTCAGGTTACGATACTAGAATATGCAAGCAATCTAATCTCCACGATGGATACAGAACTTGGAAAGACTTTACACAAAATACTAAAGAAAGAAGGCATAGCAATCCAACTCGAACAATCCGTCTATCAGGTAGATAACCTAGGAGAACAAGCACGTGTTAAATTCAAAAATAAGCAAGGAGAAGATTTTGAACTCCAAGCAGATTATGTATTAATGGCCGTCGGAAGACGTCCTTATACGGAAGGATTAGGTTTAGAGCAAACGGCTGTTACCTTGAATGCACGTGGTTTTATCGAAACCAACGAACAATTGCAGACAAATGCACCAAACATTTATGCTATTGGCGATGTCATTGGTGGTGCCATGCTGGCGCATAAAGCGGAGGAAGAAGCGGTATATGTAGTGGAAACCATCAACGGACAAAAACCACACATTCACTATAACCGCATTCCCAACGTCGTTTATACCTGGCCTGAAGTTGCTTCTGTTGGAGCTACAGAACAAGAATTAAAACAGCAAAATACAGTGTATAACGTAGGTAAATTTCCATTTTCAGCCAATGCGCGTGCACGTGCATCGATGGATACGGATGGTTTTGCCAAAGTATTGGTTGACCCAAAATACGGCGAGGTTCTAGGGGTGCATATCATTGGAGCTCGTGCGGCAGATTTAATTGCACAAGCCGTGGTAGCCTTAGAATATGAGGTAACTGCTCAAGACATGTTCTCCATTTCTTATGCTCATCCTACTTTTGCAGAAGTTTTAAAGGATGCCTATCGAATGGCTTATGGACACCCTGCCATCAACATTTAA